One segment of Oscillospiraceae bacterium MB08-C2-2 DNA contains the following:
- the cysK gene encoding cysteine synthase A has product MKTYAKITDLIGNTPLLELANYRKQNNLPAVILGKLEYFNPAGSVKDRIAKAMVEAAEKQGLLGPDSVIIEPTSGNTGIGLAAVAAAKGYKLILTMPETMSVERRTLLAAYGAQVVLTEGARGMRGAIAKAEELAAETPGSFIPSQFANPANPAVHRSTTGPEIWRDTDGKVDIFVAGVGTGGTVTGVGEYLKEQNPAVKIVAVEPADSPVLAKGTPGPHKIQGIGAGFVPEVLNTAIYDEIIPVENQSAFETARALAHTEGVLVGISSGAALWAASQLALRPENAGKIIVALLPDTGERYLSTPLFSE; this is encoded by the coding sequence ATGAAAACCTATGCTAAAATTACCGATTTAATTGGAAATACGCCCTTGTTAGAATTAGCTAACTACCGCAAGCAAAATAATCTTCCCGCCGTTATTCTGGGAAAGCTGGAGTATTTTAATCCCGCCGGCAGTGTAAAAGACCGCATCGCTAAGGCTATGGTAGAAGCCGCCGAGAAACAGGGCCTGCTGGGGCCGGATTCGGTCATCATCGAGCCCACCAGCGGCAATACCGGCATTGGGCTGGCCGCTGTGGCCGCTGCCAAGGGTTATAAGCTTATTTTGACTATGCCCGAAACCATGAGCGTAGAACGGCGCACTCTGCTGGCCGCTTACGGTGCCCAAGTGGTGCTCACTGAGGGCGCCAGAGGGATGCGGGGAGCGATTGCCAAAGCCGAGGAGCTTGCGGCGGAAACACCCGGCAGCTTTATCCCCAGCCAGTTTGCTAACCCAGCCAACCCCGCTGTTCACCGCAGCACCACCGGCCCCGAAATCTGGCGGGATACCGATGGCAAGGTGGATATTTTTGTGGCGGGCGTGGGCACCGGTGGAACAGTAACCGGTGTTGGCGAATACTTGAAAGAACAAAACCCCGCTGTTAAAATTGTAGCGGTGGAACCGGCGGATTCTCCGGTTCTGGCAAAAGGAACCCCCGGCCCTCATAAGATTCAGGGAATCGGCGCCGGCTTTGTGCCGGAGGTTTTGAATACTGCCATATACGATGAAATTATCCCGGTAGAAAACCAAAGTGCTTTTGAAACAGCAAGAGCACTTGCCCATACAGAAGGCGTGCTGGTAGGAATCTCTTCCGGCGCTGCTTTGTGGGCGGCTTCCCAGCTGGCGTTACGTCCGGAAAACGCCGGTAAGATTATTGTCGCTTTGCTGCCGGATACTGGAGAGCGGTATTTATCCACTCCTCTGTTCTCGGAATAA